In Paenacidovorax monticola, the genomic window GGGAAAACGTAAGGCGCCCCGGCGCTGCCATCCAGCTTGGCCTTGAGGCGCAGGTGGGCCGACCGGTGGCCCCACCCCGTGATGCAAGGCACCTGCTCCAGAGGGCGGTCGCGCTGCGCGGCCCAGCGTTGTGCGAAGGCGGGCGAAGCCAGCACCAGAGCCGCCGCGCCATCGGTCACCTGGCCGCAGTCCTGGCGGCGGATCATGCCTTCGATCACGGGGTTTGCCACGTCGTCCTGCAGGAAACTCTCGGGGGTATAGCGCCACTCGCGGGTCTGTGCCAGCGGGTTGCGGCGCGCGTTGCCCACGTTGATCTCGGCGATGCGGGCCAGGTGCTCGTAGCGCAGCCCGTAGCGGCGCTCGTACTCCTCGCCGATCAGGCTGAACATGTAGGGCCAGGCATAGGTGGCGCCCTGCGCCTCGGCATGCACCCAGGTGGCGGCCCCCAGATGCTGCGCGGCCGTTGCGCCGGGCACATTGCGCTCCAACTCCACACCGGTCACGAGCACGCAGTCGTAGCGGCCCGCCTCGATCTCGGCCATGGCGCTGAGCAAGGCGATGCTGCCGGAGGCGCACGCAGCCTCGTGACGGCCCGAGGGCATTCCGTGGAAGCCGGGGTCGATGGCCTCGAACATGCCACCCAGCAGGCCCTGGCCCGCAAACAGCTCGCCCACGAAGTTTCCCACGTGGCCTGACTCGATGTCGCTAGCCTCCAGGCCGCTGTCGAGCAGGGCGCCACGCACGGCTTCGCGCATCAGCTCGAACAGGCCCATGCCATGGCGCGAGGCGTTCAGTGCGAAATCGGTCTGGGCGCCGCCCAGGATGTAGACAGGTGCAGTCATGGGATCAGCCTTTCGGGGAAATGTCGGGAGCGGTGGCCAGGATGCGCGCCCGCTCGCGCAGCGGCGCCTTGGTGAGCTTGCCGTTGAGGTTGCGCGGCAGCGGCTCGGGGCTCTGTGTGAGGATGTCGGGCAGCTTGTAGTCGGCAACATGGTCGCGGCAGAAGGCCCGCAACGCATCCAGCATGACGGGCTGGGTCGCATGCACGAAGACGTGCACGCGCTCACCGAGCACAGGGCACGGACTGGGCACGGCGGCGACCTCTATCACCCCGGGGTAACGCTGGATCACGTTCTCCAGCTCCACGCAATACACCTTGAAGCCGCCACGGTTGATCATGTCCTTGATACGGTCGAACACCCGCAGGAGGCCCAGCGCATCCATGCTCCCCACGTCGCCCGAGCGCCAGTAGCCAGCGACGAAGGCCGAGCGTGTGGCCTGCGGGTTGTTCCAGTAGCCGATAGCGTTGCCGGGGCTTCGGATCCACAGCTCGCCGGGCTGGCCCAGCGGCACCTCGCGGCCCTCGGCATCCAGCACGCGAACGTCCACGCAGGGCAGCAGCGTGCCCACGGAATCGGGGTAGCGCGCCGCATCGCCGGGCTCGGTGAGCGCAATGGCCGAGGTCGTCTCGGTGGCACCGAAGCCGTTGTAGAGCGCCAGTCCCGGCAGCAGCGTGGCCAGCCGCTGTATGGTGATCTCGGGCATGGCCGCGCCGCCGAAGTGCCCGATGCGCCAGGCCGAGAGGTCGCGCCCGGCCAGGCCCGGCTCGAGCACGATAAGGTTGTACATCGCGGGCACCATCACGGCGGCGGTGATGCGCCGGCGGGACAGCACATCCAGCACGCGCGGCGCCTGAAACTCGCGCAGTGACACCATGCACGCGCCCACGAGCATGCTCACGACGACGACGGCGAGCAGGCCCGAGATATGGGTGCCCGGTATCACCAGCAGGGTGCGGTCGTCGGCGTGGTATCCGAAGCGGCCGGCATAGTTGTGGGCCGAGTGGAAGAAGCCCAGGTGCGACAGCACCGCCCCCTTGGGATGGCCCGTGGTGCCCGAGGTGTACATGATGCACGCGGGCTCCTGGTCGCCCAAGGAGGCCGCAAGCGGCGCGTCGCAACCCATCGCCAGCAGCGCCGGATAGTCCATCGCGCCCGGCCCGCCGCTCCAGGACTCGCCAGGGTCAGCGCAGTAGACCACCGTGCGCAGGCTGGCGACACGCTCGCGCGGCGGCAGGCGCGGGGCCAGCGACGCCTCGAGCACCAGGGCGCAGGCCTCGCACTGGTTGAGCATGTACTCCAACTCCTGCGCGCTTTGCCGTATGCCGATGGGCACGGCCACGGCGCCCGCGCGCCATATGCCGAACAGCAGCGCGGTGAACTCGATGCGGTTGCCCATGAAGAGGGCCACGCGCTCGCCAGCCACCACACCGGCGGCCCGCAGGCCCGTGGCCGTGCGGTTGACCATGCGGTCGAGTTCGGCATAGCTCCAGATGCGCTCGCCCTCCTCCAGCGCGGGTGCGCCGGCGCGGCTCGCGACAGTGGCCCGCAGCATGGCATCCAGGTTCACCGGACGGGGTGCATGGCAAGGCACGAGACGGTCGCCGTAGAGTGCCTCGACACGGGTGGCGCTGGGGATGGTGCGGTCCATGGTCTTTCCTGGATGGGGTGTTCAGTGGTGCGCGGCGGGCTCGCGCATGCGCACGGCGCCGTCGATACGGACCACCGAGCCGTTCATCATCTGGTTCTCCAGCACGGCGCGCACCATGTGGGCAAACTCGTCCGGCCGTCCCGGGCGCGGAGGAAACGGGACATCGTCGAGCAGCCTGCGCCGCGTGTGGCTGGGAATCACCGCATACATGCCGGTCTCGAACGTGCCGGGCGCGAGCGCCACCACGCGGATGCCGTGGCGTGCCAGCTCCCTTGCCAGGGGCAGCGTCATGGAGGCGACGCCTGCCTTGGAGGCTCCG contains:
- a CDS encoding class I adenylate-forming enzyme family protein, whose product is MDRTIPSATRVEALYGDRLVPCHAPRPVNLDAMLRATVASRAGAPALEEGERIWSYAELDRMVNRTATGLRAAGVVAGERVALFMGNRIEFTALLFGIWRAGAVAVPIGIRQSAQELEYMLNQCEACALVLEASLAPRLPPRERVASLRTVVYCADPGESWSGGPGAMDYPALLAMGCDAPLAASLGDQEPACIMYTSGTTGHPKGAVLSHLGFFHSAHNYAGRFGYHADDRTLLVIPGTHISGLLAVVVVSMLVGACMVSLREFQAPRVLDVLSRRRITAAVMVPAMYNLIVLEPGLAGRDLSAWRIGHFGGAAMPEITIQRLATLLPGLALYNGFGATETTSAIALTEPGDAARYPDSVGTLLPCVDVRVLDAEGREVPLGQPGELWIRSPGNAIGYWNNPQATRSAFVAGYWRSGDVGSMDALGLLRVFDRIKDMINRGGFKVYCVELENVIQRYPGVIEVAAVPSPCPVLGERVHVFVHATQPVMLDALRAFCRDHVADYKLPDILTQSPEPLPRNLNGKLTKAPLRERARILATAPDISPKG
- a CDS encoding acetyl-CoA acetyltransferase, which translates into the protein MTAPVYILGGAQTDFALNASRHGMGLFELMREAVRGALLDSGLEASDIESGHVGNFVGELFAGQGLLGGMFEAIDPGFHGMPSGRHEAACASGSIALLSAMAEIEAGRYDCVLVTGVELERNVPGATAAQHLGAATWVHAEAQGATYAWPYMFSLIGEEYERRYGLRYEHLARIAEINVGNARRNPLAQTREWRYTPESFLQDDVANPVIEGMIRRQDCGQVTDGAAALVLASPAFAQRWAAQRDRPLEQVPCITGWGHRSAHLRLKAKLDGSAGAPYVFPHVRRAIEDAFRRAGIADVFALDGIETHDCFTTTEYMAIDHFGITPPGQSWQAIEGGLIDADGRLPINPSGG